GAGGATGCGGCGCACACGCAAACACTTGTTGGGATCGCCTGCGTTCCCATGACGCACAGCATTGACGAGAGCTTCCTGAAGACCGAGCTGCAAACGACCGGTTGTCTCATCACAGTCCACGGGATCGAGAAGCAACTCCAGCAAGGGAGAGAGTTGCAGCGTGGACGGAAGAATGAAATCAGCCCAGCGCGTTCGTTGAAACGAGGGGGTGAGATTAAAACTGAACGACCCTGAAGTCGATCCAAGCCGCGATGACATCAGGACCGAAGCATTCTGTTTTGACCATACCCCTTGATCTGGTCCATGCCACAGCGCATTCACTCATTGACGAGCAACCAGGGACGGATGGTTGAGAAGGGCATCGATCAGTCGAACACCACGAAGCTGGTTAACCAGAGGCATATGACCCTCAGGAGCCTTCAATGACCAATCGAACGCCTTCGGATAACGCGTCCAGACTCCTTCCTTCTTCCAGCCAATCCGAGGCCAAAGCTTGTCGTAACGACCATTGAGAGTGGCCAGCAAACGGGCCTGCACTGTGAACCCAAACCGGCCTTGGGAGTAGGCGATCCAAAGACGATCCATCGTGACAAGGTCCAGCCCACTCATGGTCAAGACTTCGCTGAAATAGACGTATCCCCGCCGTTCAGCCAGCTCTCCGGCCAGCTTGCGAAGAAAAACGCTGGTGAGGCGATCAGCCTCTTCAAACCGTTCTTCGAGAAGGGCCTGCTGAAGGGGGGAATAATCCAGATCGGATTCCGAACCTGTGGCAAACCATCCCCCAGAAGCACCGAAAAGAGGACCCAGGGCCGACGGTTGATGACGATGCAGGGTCTGCAAAATCCAACCAGCAGCCCACTCGTCTCCTTCATGATCAAAGGAAGCAAGAGCAGCCGCACCCATGGCAGCCAGCTGATCAGCCGCTTTCTCGACTGCTGGGATCAAGGAGCGTTTTTGTCGTGAAGAGCCACTGGAGAATTTCTCTAGAAGCTGGTCGACGCTGAGATCGGATGAAGAAGAAAGACCAGAAAGCATGACGTACTACCGGCTCTAACTGGCTCGGCGTTATCCCACTATGTCAGGGATGGGATCCACAAACGTGAGCGATATCGATCAGTTTCGAGAAGCGCGCGGAACGCTGGTTGATGTGCGCACCCCCTCGGAATTTGCACAGGGCCATTGGCCTGGAGCCATCAACATCCCTCTGTTTGACGATGAACAGAGGAGCATCGTCGGTCGCACCTACAAACAAAAGGGCCGGAAAAAGGCCATCGAGCTCGGCCTGAGCTTCACTGGCCCAGCCCTTGTTGATCTTTCCAAAGCTCTAACAAAGGCGGCTGGAGGCACAGACCAGCCGCTTCGGCTCTATTGCTGGCGGGGAGGGATGCGCTCGAACAGCATGGCTTGGCTCGCGGCTCTCCAGGACCATCCCACCCTTGTTCTCGAAGGTGGATACAAGGTGTATCGGCGCTGGGTGCTCGAACAATTTGAACGCCGCTGGCCCATCCGGCTGCTTGGTGGAAGAACGGGCACGGGAAAAACCGATCTGCTGATCGCCTTGCAAACTCACAACGTGGCTGTGGTGGATTTGGAGGGGATAGCTCATCACCGTGGAAGCAGCTTCGGTGGTCTTGGTCAACCCCATCAGCCCAGCACTCAGCATTACGAGAATGAACTGGCTGAAGCCCTAAATGGCTACGGGAAACAACACGCTCCTCAAATTTGGCTGGAAGCCGAGAGCTCCTCTGTGGGCTGCTGCCGCATCCCAAGGGCACTATTCGAGCAAATGCAGCAGGCACCGGTGCTCGAAATTCGACGCAGTCTCGATGAGCGAATTGATCAGCTCGTGGATGTTTACGCCTGCCAAGACGCCGATGATCTATGCAAAGCGACGGAACGCATCCAGCGCAGACTCGGACCTCAAAGGACGCAAGCGGCTTTAGAGGCGATCAAAGATCAGCGCTGGCGCGATGCCTGCAGCGAGATGCTCGACTACTACGACCGCTGCTACGACCACGAGCTCAAGCAAGCCCGCGACACAGCCAATCTTGATCTCAGTGGCCGCAATCCGCACGATGCGGCAATCGAACTGCTTAACACCGGACGCGTTGTACCGATCGAAGCCCCTTAAGATCCCGCGTAGGTATTGGAGCAGCATTGATGGCAGACGGAAGCAAGGCAGTGATCCAGTTCCTGCGCGGCGTGGATGAACCCGTTGTTCCTGACATCCGCGTGACACGCAGTCGTGATGGACGAACTGGTCAGGCCATCTTCGTGTTTGAACAACCCGAGGCCCTAGCTCCTGAAGTGATGGAAGCCATCACAGGCGTGTTCATGCTCGATGAAGAGGGCACGCTCGTCACGCGAGAGGTGAATGGCAAGTTTGTGAACGGCAAACCAAGCGCCTTGGAAGCCACCTACACCTGGAAGAGCGAGCAGGATTTTGAGCGTTTCATGCGCTTCGCTCAGCGATATGCCGATTCCTCAGGTCTTGGTTATTCCCAGGATTCGGGCGAAGCTGCGCAGGATTAGAGATAGATCACCGGTCTGCCGCTCCATTGCTAACCCTGAAACTTAAGAGTTAATCCTTTGATCCTGTCCATCGACGAACTCCGCCGCATGCAGGACAGCGTGGGTCGAGGTCTCACCCGAACTGATACTTGGCGACGAGACCAATTGCTGCGCCTCAGCGAGCTGGTTGAACAACACGAACAGGAGGTGATTGAAGCCCTGGCGGCAGATCTGGGCAAACCCCCAACCGAAGCCTTCTTCGAAATTGTTGCGCTGCGCCAGGAACTCAAGCTGGCCCAGCGCCAACTTCGCAGATGGATGAGCCCCCGGCGCGTCACGGTCCCCCTGGCACAGCGTCCTGGCCGAGCGGATGTCATCCCAGAACCGCTGGGCTGCGTCCTGATCATCGGTCCCTGGAACTATCCCTTCTCTCTGACGCTTCAGCCCCTGATCAGCGCCCTTGCCGCCGGAAACACCGCGGTTCTGAAGCCATCCGAACACGCACCGGCGATCGCAGACTTGATCAGCCGTCTGATTGCAAAGCACTTCGAACCTGAGGTTGTTCGTGTCGAACAGGGGAATGGAAGCGTCGCAGAGGCGCTGGTTGCCCTGCCATTCGATCACATCTTTTTCACCGGCGGTGGCGCCATCGGGCGCAAGGTGCTCGAAGGAGCCGCGGCACATCTCACCCCGGTGACTCTGGAACTTGGCGGGAAAAGTCCGGCCCTTGTGCTTGGAGGTGCGGATATGACGGTGAGCGCACGGCGACTGATCTGGGGCAAAGCACTCAATGCCGGCCAGACCTGCATTGCGCCGGATCATCTGCTCGTGCAGCCCGGGCTGAAGGCAGCGCTGCTGAAGGCCATGGCCTCAGCTCGCACCGACATGTACGGAAGCGACCCCCTGGCGTCGGAACAACTTGCCTGCATCGTCAACGACCGGCAATTTCTACGTCTGGAAGCCCTGCTGGAAGAAGCGCAGCAGGAGGGTCGCGTCCTGATCGGCGGAGAGATCAACCGTGATCAGCGGCGCATCGCTCCGACGGTGATTCGTGTTGACGACCGCCGCGATCCCCTAATGGCCGATGAATTGTTCGGTCCCTTGCTGCCGGTGCTGGAGCTGAAGGACCTAACCCAGACCTTGGCCGAGATCCGCCAGGGTCCCAAGCCCTTGGCGCTCTACCTCTTTGGAGGCAATGAGGCCCAGCAGCAGGAAGTGCTGGAAACCTCGAGCTCCGGTGGGGTCTGCTTCAACGATGTGGTGATGCAAGCAGGAGTGCCGGATCTGCCCTTCGGCGGCGTGGGCGGCAGCGGCATGGGCAATTACCACGGCCAGGCTGGCTTCGACACCTTCAGCCATGCCAAGTCTGTACTGCGACGGCCCTTCCGCTTGGATTTCAAGCTGCGGTATCCCCCCTACCGCATTGATCTCAACCTGTTGAGGCGGTTTGCGGGATGACGAGACAAAGATCCCGAACTTCCCTGCCGCTGCAGTCGCTCTAAGTGACTGGCGCTTTGAGACTGACACGGTCTTTTTCGAGCAACGGACTTCTTGACTCCGATGACATCGAAGCAAGCAGCCGACATTGGAGTCCACCGCCCACGGGTGAGTGCAGGCCTTGGACGCCAGAGGCTTCCGCAAGGCACACCTAAACGACATCTCGGCCCGCTAGCGCATCATCAGCAGGACAAGCGAGCAGGATTTTGAGCGTTTCATGCGCTTCGCTCAGCGATATGCCGATTCCTCAGGTCTTGGTTATTCCCAGGATTCAGGCGAAGCTGTAGAAAGTGATAACGCAAAAGGGTGAAGCTTCAACACTGGCTTGGACTTTGTGCCGTTCTGGCAACAGGTCTGCTGCTCTGGAGTCTGCGTGAAGTCCTAATCCACTTGTTCGCGGCCATTGTTTTGGCAATGGCGCTGTGCACCCTTGTTGGAGCCCTGCGTCAACGCTGGAATATTCCCAGGCCTCTGGCTCTTTTGGCCTGTGTTTTCGGTCTCGTGGTGATGGTTGCTGTTGGCTTAACCGTGATCGTGCCGCCCTTTACGAGCCAGTTTCAACAATTAATTCTTCAGCTGCCATCGGCGGCAAAAGCCCTGAAAGAACTGCTTTTGCAGGCTTTTTCATCGGTTAGCTCAATGGTTTACGGCAGTGGGAGTTCTAGTAATTGGAGCGAACTACTCTTTCCCAAAGGTTTGGCGGATAGTCCAGGCGGGCCTGCGATTGCCTCAAGCGTGACTGGAGGATTTCTCAGCCTTCTTGGCTTGGCAGGCAATGTTGGCAGTGGTCTGCTGCAGCTTCTTTTCGTCGTTGCCGTCACCTTGATGGTGGCGGTCCAACCCCATTCGTACAAGAACGTTGGCATCCAGATGTTGCCGTCCTTCTATCGAAGACGAGCTCGCGTCATCCTCAACATGTGCGGCGATGCCCTCAGCAGCTGGATGATCGGCGTGTTGATCAGTTCGGTTTGCGTCGCTGTTTTGGCGGGCATCGGGCTTTCACTCCTAGGAGTGAAGCTCGTGATGGCCAATGCATTGCTTGCGGGATTGCTCAACGTGATTCCCAATGTGGGTCCCACGCTGAGCACGGTCTTTCCGATGTCCGTTGCTCTCCTCGATGCTCCTTGGAAAGCATTGGCTGTCTTGGGGCTCTACATCGTGATTCAAAACCTTGAGAGCTACGTCATCACGCCTTCTGTGATGCAGCGCCAGGTCAATTTGCTTCCAGGGCTCACCCTTGCAGCTCAATTCATATTCACCGTTCTGTTCGGTCCGCTTGGCTTGTTGCTCGCTCTGCCTTTAGCGGTTGTCTTGCAGGTGCTCATTCGGGAAGTCGTCGTTCACGATCTTCTTGACCCCTGGAAGCGGCAGAAACTGGCCTCATGAACGCACGCACCCTGCTGATTGCCCTCACATCCATCCTGCTCACACTGCTTCTATGGCAGCTGCGCTGGGTGCTGCTGATTCTGTTCGGAGCCGTCGTGTTGGCCGTGACCCTCGACGTTCCGATTCAGAAGTTGATGCAACGCTTCAGGCTCAAACGGCCCGTTGCGCTGTTGCTGGTTCTGGTGAGCTTGTTCCTCGGTGGAACCTTGGTGGTTCAACTTCTCCTGCCTGAACTGCTGGGTCAATTCGAACAACTCACTGCGCTATTGCCCAATTTGATCGACAAAATCAAGTCGATCATCGCCACGCAACCAAGCCTGGCAG
This portion of the Synechococcus sp. ROS8604 genome encodes:
- a CDS encoding ATP-binding protein, encoding MSSRLGSTSGSFSFNLTPSFQRTRWADFILPSTLQLSPLLELLLDPVDCDETTGRLQLGLQEALVNAVRHGNAGDPNKCLRVRRILTPQWMIWQIQDEGEGVPTHARLGELPECIEANQGRGLFLIYQCFDDVRWSRRGNRVQLACRRPVSRVTSLNDADSQGLSVPV
- a CDS encoding GUN4 domain-containing protein, whose translation is MLSGLSSSSDLSVDQLLEKFSSGSSRQKRSLIPAVEKAADQLAAMGAAALASFDHEGDEWAAGWILQTLHRHQPSALGPLFGASGGWFATGSESDLDYSPLQQALLEERFEEADRLTSVFLRKLAGELAERRGYVYFSEVLTMSGLDLVTMDRLWIAYSQGRFGFTVQARLLATLNGRYDKLWPRIGWKKEGVWTRYPKAFDWSLKAPEGHMPLVNQLRGVRLIDALLNHPSLVARQ
- the mnmH gene encoding tRNA 2-selenouridine(34) synthase MnmH encodes the protein MSGMGSTNVSDIDQFREARGTLVDVRTPSEFAQGHWPGAINIPLFDDEQRSIVGRTYKQKGRKKAIELGLSFTGPALVDLSKALTKAAGGTDQPLRLYCWRGGMRSNSMAWLAALQDHPTLVLEGGYKVYRRWVLEQFERRWPIRLLGGRTGTGKTDLLIALQTHNVAVVDLEGIAHHRGSSFGGLGQPHQPSTQHYENELAEALNGYGKQHAPQIWLEAESSSVGCCRIPRALFEQMQQAPVLEIRRSLDERIDQLVDVYACQDADDLCKATERIQRRLGPQRTQAALEAIKDQRWRDACSEMLDYYDRCYDHELKQARDTANLDLSGRNPHDAAIELLNTGRVVPIEAP
- the psb28 gene encoding photosystem II reaction center protein Psb28 translates to MADGSKAVIQFLRGVDEPVVPDIRVTRSRDGRTGQAIFVFEQPEALAPEVMEAITGVFMLDEEGTLVTREVNGKFVNGKPSALEATYTWKSEQDFERFMRFAQRYADSSGLGYSQDSGEAAQD
- a CDS encoding aldehyde dehydrogenase family protein; amino-acid sequence: MQDSVGRGLTRTDTWRRDQLLRLSELVEQHEQEVIEALAADLGKPPTEAFFEIVALRQELKLAQRQLRRWMSPRRVTVPLAQRPGRADVIPEPLGCVLIIGPWNYPFSLTLQPLISALAAGNTAVLKPSEHAPAIADLISRLIAKHFEPEVVRVEQGNGSVAEALVALPFDHIFFTGGGAIGRKVLEGAAAHLTPVTLELGGKSPALVLGGADMTVSARRLIWGKALNAGQTCIAPDHLLVQPGLKAALLKAMASARTDMYGSDPLASEQLACIVNDRQFLRLEALLEEAQQEGRVLIGGEINRDQRRIAPTVIRVDDRRDPLMADELFGPLLPVLELKDLTQTLAEIRQGPKPLALYLFGGNEAQQQEVLETSSSGGVCFNDVVMQAGVPDLPFGGVGGSGMGNYHGQAGFDTFSHAKSVLRRPFRLDFKLRYPPYRIDLNLLRRFAG
- a CDS encoding AI-2E family transporter; its protein translation is MKLQHWLGLCAVLATGLLLWSLREVLIHLFAAIVLAMALCTLVGALRQRWNIPRPLALLACVFGLVVMVAVGLTVIVPPFTSQFQQLILQLPSAAKALKELLLQAFSSVSSMVYGSGSSSNWSELLFPKGLADSPGGPAIASSVTGGFLSLLGLAGNVGSGLLQLLFVVAVTLMVAVQPHSYKNVGIQMLPSFYRRRARVILNMCGDALSSWMIGVLISSVCVAVLAGIGLSLLGVKLVMANALLAGLLNVIPNVGPTLSTVFPMSVALLDAPWKALAVLGLYIVIQNLESYVITPSVMQRQVNLLPGLTLAAQFIFTVLFGPLGLLLALPLAVVLQVLIREVVVHDLLDPWKRQKLAS